A genomic segment from Actinoplanes sichuanensis encodes:
- a CDS encoding amylo-alpha-1,6-glucosidase: MARNDQFTFGPHVCGSLSAEAGTGREWLVTDGLGGYASGTISGLRTRREHALLTVSGHVALASLDLTVTLPSGAKIPLYTHTWAAGPVEPAGHRYLAMFTLDQGLPRWQWRIGDIVIERELAMRHGHPSVAVVHRVLSAPGPVGLAVAAMCTWRTAHTSRRADGPGLLVEPVAGGVILDRAYRLHGPGWQPAGSWHLGVRTGPSDDDVEDLWHAGTFFRQAGPGGACEISAWAGPLGETPPPPPAVIAAERERAHRLVTLAKTEGYAETLVLAADRFIVESPDGPDVIAGYPGQGRWLGDTMTAYEGLFLDTGRLDEGRELLIARTRAAARDLRTPDAPWLRHDALDGPLWLVHAVDRHVTRTGDSALAAKLAAPLGRVLRHHLGGSGPLSIDPADGLVRLASPGPDTPRIGKPVDLNALWVNALAAMCDLLGEAGHDDGEPRARHARAQESFVARFPAPEGWLYDVIEGPAAAYPLGAGAHHDDPSLRPHQLLAWSLPHAPMRGRQPNAVRAVGESLLTPLGPRTLAPGEYGYQPCRPADPDMAHHQGPVWTWLIGPYADACAATGRPVDGLLDALDAHLSEAGLGSLGETADGDAPHRASGIPFSARSVAEALRVKQRYLP, translated from the coding sequence GCGCTCGCCTCGCTGGACCTCACCGTCACACTGCCGTCCGGCGCCAAGATCCCGCTGTACACGCACACCTGGGCGGCCGGGCCGGTCGAGCCGGCCGGCCACCGGTACCTGGCAATGTTCACCCTGGACCAGGGCCTGCCGCGCTGGCAGTGGCGGATCGGCGACATCGTCATCGAACGTGAGCTGGCCATGCGCCACGGCCATCCGTCGGTCGCCGTCGTGCACCGCGTGCTCAGCGCGCCGGGTCCGGTCGGCCTCGCCGTCGCCGCGATGTGCACCTGGCGGACCGCGCACACCAGCCGCCGCGCCGACGGCCCCGGCCTCCTCGTGGAACCCGTCGCCGGCGGAGTCATCCTCGACCGCGCGTACCGACTGCACGGCCCCGGCTGGCAGCCCGCCGGATCGTGGCACCTCGGGGTTCGTACCGGCCCGTCCGACGACGACGTCGAGGATCTCTGGCACGCCGGGACCTTCTTCCGCCAGGCCGGGCCGGGCGGTGCGTGCGAGATCTCGGCCTGGGCCGGCCCGCTTGGCGAGACCCCGCCACCACCGCCCGCGGTCATCGCCGCGGAGCGCGAGCGCGCTCACCGGCTGGTCACCCTCGCCAAGACGGAGGGGTACGCGGAAACGCTCGTACTCGCCGCGGACAGGTTCATCGTCGAGTCCCCGGACGGGCCGGACGTGATCGCCGGATATCCGGGGCAGGGCCGCTGGCTGGGCGACACGATGACCGCCTATGAGGGGCTGTTCCTGGACACCGGCCGCCTCGACGAGGGCCGCGAACTGCTGATCGCCCGCACCCGCGCGGCCGCCCGCGACCTGCGCACCCCGGACGCGCCGTGGCTGCGCCACGATGCCCTGGACGGCCCGTTGTGGCTGGTCCACGCGGTCGACAGACATGTCACCAGAACCGGTGACAGCGCGCTGGCGGCCAAACTGGCCGCGCCGCTCGGCCGGGTACTGCGCCACCACCTCGGCGGATCCGGGCCGCTCAGCATCGACCCGGCCGACGGCCTGGTCCGGCTGGCCTCCCCCGGCCCGGACACCCCACGGATCGGCAAACCGGTCGACCTGAACGCGCTCTGGGTGAACGCGCTGGCCGCCATGTGCGACCTGCTCGGCGAGGCCGGCCACGACGACGGCGAGCCGCGGGCCCGGCACGCCCGGGCCCAGGAGTCGTTCGTCGCCCGGTTCCCGGCCCCCGAGGGCTGGCTGTACGACGTGATCGAGGGACCGGCGGCGGCCTACCCGCTCGGGGCGGGCGCCCACCACGACGATCCGTCACTGCGTCCGCATCAGCTACTCGCCTGGTCGCTGCCGCACGCCCCGATGCGCGGCCGTCAGCCGAACGCCGTCCGGGCCGTCGGCGAGTCCCTGCTCACCCCGCTCGGCCCACGGACCCTGGCCCCCGGCGAGTACGGCTACCAGCCCTGCCGACCCGCCGACCCGGACATGGCCCACCATCAGGGCCCGGTGTGGACGTGGTTGATCGGCCCCTACGCCGACGCGTGCGCCGCCACCGGCCGCCCGGTCGACGGCCTGCTCGACGCCCTCGACGCCCACCTGTCCGAAGCCGGCCTCGGCTCCCTCGGCGAAACCGCCGACGGCGACGCCCCGCACCGGGCCTCCGGCATCCCGTTCTCCGCCCGCTCGGTAGCCGAGGCCCTACGAGTCAAACAGAGGTACCTCCCGTGA